In Paracoccaceae bacterium Fryx2, a single genomic region encodes these proteins:
- a CDS encoding queuosine precursor transporter has protein sequence MTRHLIPGILAMAAIVLASNILVQFLAGPWLTWGAFTYPFAFLVTDLTNRLYGAPAARRVVLAGFAVGVACSLIGTQIIGEFGPLVTLRIALASGTAFLAAQLLDVAVFDRMRAGSWWRAPLISTLFGATLDTALFFSIAFSATLTVLEPGNDVSWAGEALPLLGLGPLAPLWVSLAVADWGVKLALAIVALLPFRLIVAKLTARVA, from the coding sequence ATGACCCGACATCTGATCCCCGGCATCCTTGCCATGGCCGCCATCGTGCTGGCCTCCAACATCCTCGTGCAGTTCCTGGCCGGCCCCTGGCTGACCTGGGGCGCCTTCACCTATCCCTTCGCCTTTCTGGTCACCGACCTGACCAACCGCCTGTATGGCGCCCCCGCCGCCCGCCGCGTGGTGCTGGCGGGGTTCGCCGTCGGCGTGGCCTGCTCGCTGATCGGCACGCAAATCATCGGCGAGTTCGGCCCCCTGGTCACGCTGCGCATCGCACTGGCCTCGGGCACCGCGTTCCTTGCCGCGCAACTGCTTGATGTGGCTGTGTTCGACCGGATGCGTGCCGGTTCGTGGTGGCGCGCGCCGCTGATCTCGACCCTGTTCGGCGCCACGCTCGACACTGCCCTGTTTTTCAGCATCGCATTTTCCGCGACGCTGACCGTGCTGGAGCCGGGCAACGACGTGTCCTGGGCGGGCGAAGCCCTGCCTTTGCTGGGTCTTGGGCCGCTTGCGCCGCTCTGGGTGTCGCTGGCGGTGGCCGACTGGGGGGTCAAGCTGGCACTGGCAATCGTGGCGTTGTTGCCGTTCCGCCTGATTGTCGCAAAGTTGACCGCACGGGTTGCGTAA
- a CDS encoding esterase-like activity of phytase family protein — protein MRRRSRLALIAGMLLALALDSSAGPLVPAGLFGSYVWHSSADRFGGFSAIEVMADGSRFVALSDRGAWTEGRLIRDAQGRIASVEAAPMRLLKGREEAPIAAARSDSEGLAIAPDGTAYISFEGVARVLRYASLSGSAENLPTPTGFARFQRNSALEALAIDAQGSLYTLPERSGGDGQPFPVYRFRNGNWDQPFTIPRVGSFLPVAADFGPDGRLYLLERQFRGLMGFASRVRRFTLGPQGIAAEELLLETPAGRHQNLEGLSVWRDAAGALRLTMIADDNFSLFLRTELVEYRVTD, from the coding sequence ATGCGCCGCCGTTCTCGCCTCGCGCTGATCGCGGGGATGCTGCTGGCACTGGCGCTGGACAGCAGCGCTGGCCCCCTGGTGCCCGCCGGTCTGTTCGGCAGCTACGTCTGGCACAGCAGCGCCGACCGCTTCGGCGGCTTTTCGGCGATAGAGGTCATGGCGGACGGCAGCCGCTTCGTCGCCCTGTCCGACCGTGGCGCCTGGACCGAGGGTCGCCTGATCCGCGACGCGCAGGGCCGCATCGCCTCGGTCGAGGCCGCCCCGATGCGGCTCTTGAAGGGGCGGGAGGAAGCCCCGATTGCCGCAGCCCGGTCCGACAGCGAAGGTCTGGCCATCGCCCCCGACGGCACCGCCTACATCTCTTTCGAGGGGGTGGCGCGGGTGCTGCGCTATGCAAGCCTTTCGGGGTCGGCCGAAAACCTGCCAACCCCGACGGGCTTTGCCCGGTTTCAGCGCAACTCGGCACTGGAGGCGCTGGCGATCGACGCGCAGGGCAGCCTTTACACCCTGCCCGAACGCTCGGGGGGCGACGGGCAGCCCTTCCCGGTCTACCGCTTCCGCAACGGCAACTGGGATCAGCCGTTCACGATTCCCCGCGTCGGATCTTTCCTGCCGGTGGCCGCCGACTTCGGCCCCGACGGCAGGCTCTACCTGCTGGAACGCCAGTTCCGCGGGCTGATGGGCTTTGCCAGCCGGGTGCGGCGCTTCACGCTGGGGCCGCAGGGCATCGCTGCCGAGGAATTGCTGCTGGAAACCCCCGCCGGGCGGCACCAGAACCTTGAGGGGCTGTCGGTCTGGCGCGACGCCGCGGGCGCGCTGCGGCTGACGATGATTGCCGACGACAATTTCAGCCTGTTCCTGCGCACCGAACTGGTCGAATACCGCGTTACCGATTGA
- the mepA gene encoding penicillin-insensitive murein endopeptidase, translating to MTRVLCLLALLAGLALPVPAAAQALANQLFGAKDAPSRQDPMPIGSYARGCAAGLVQLPETGPTWQAMRLSRNRNYGQPVMIDYLQGLSVAATQIGWAGLYIGDISQPRGGPMTSGHASHQIGLDADVWMLPPQRLNLSRAEREKISSIPVRSADQRSVTSNWTARHHALMRAAASDPRVDRIFVAAAVKIEMCRTATAKDKAWLQKIRPVAGHDTHFHVRLKCPRGARLCDTQTPTVADLSNGGNGCDDTLAWWVTDYLNPPKPSKKPKTPAPRAKTPREFTMADLPQQCAAVLASR from the coding sequence ATGACCCGCGTTCTCTGCCTTCTTGCCCTGCTTGCCGGGCTTGCCCTGCCGGTGCCTGCCGCGGCACAGGCGCTGGCGAACCAGCTGTTCGGCGCCAAGGATGCCCCCAGCCGGCAAGACCCGATGCCGATCGGCAGCTATGCCCGGGGCTGCGCCGCAGGTCTGGTGCAACTGCCCGAAACCGGGCCGACATGGCAGGCCATGCGCCTGTCGCGCAACCGCAACTACGGCCAGCCGGTGATGATCGACTATCTTCAGGGGCTCAGCGTTGCGGCGACGCAGATCGGCTGGGCCGGGCTTTACATCGGCGACATCAGCCAGCCGCGCGGCGGGCCGATGACCTCGGGCCACGCCAGCCACCAGATCGGGCTGGATGCCGATGTCTGGATGCTGCCGCCGCAACGGCTGAACCTGAGCCGTGCCGAGCGTGAAAAGATCAGCTCGATCCCGGTGCGCTCGGCCGACCAGCGGTCGGTCACGTCGAACTGGACGGCGCGGCACCACGCCCTGATGCGCGCCGCCGCGTCCGACCCGCGGGTGGACCGCATCTTCGTCGCCGCCGCCGTCAAGATAGAGATGTGCCGGACCGCCACCGCGAAGGACAAGGCGTGGTTGCAGAAGATCCGCCCGGTGGCCGGGCATGACACGCATTTCCATGTGCGCCTGAAATGCCCCAGGGGGGCGCGGCTGTGCGATACCCAGACGCCGACGGTGGCCGACCTTTCCAACGGCGGCAACGGCTGCGACGACACGCTGGCCTGGTGGGTGACCGACTACCTCAACCCGCCGAAACCGTCGAAAAAGCCCAAGACCCCCGCCCCGCGCGCCAAGACCCCGCGCGAATTCACCATGGCAGATCTGCCCCAGCAATGCGCCGCCGTTCTCGCCTCGCGCTGA
- a CDS encoding MFS transporter → MTGARKRIWGWYFFDWASQPYNTLLLTFIFAPYMADILGDGGTAQAVWGYGVGGAGLVIALLSPLLGAIADKAGGRMAFIWLFSLCYVLGAAGLWFAAPGDVNLIFVMLSFALGMVGMEFATTFTNAMLPDLGSEKEIGRISGTGWAFGYLGGMVSLILMLTLLAEQATGTTLIGIAPILGLDPEMREGTRSVGPLTALWYALFMIPFFLWVREPRRPNAMGIRAAAASAIPELRATLRGLPQRSSLFAYLASSMFYRDALNGMYIFGGIYAAGVLGWSVTDVGLFGILGTITGALFAWLGGKADSRFGPKPVIVFCVIVLTLVAVGIIYVSRTSVFGLPVGAESRLPDIAFYVLGGMIGAAGGALQTASRTMMVRQSDPGKITESFGLYALAGKATSFIAPLSIGVVTDITGSQQLGITPLIALFLVGLVLLLWVKPNGER, encoded by the coding sequence ATGACGGGCGCGCGCAAACGGATCTGGGGCTGGTATTTCTTCGACTGGGCCAGCCAGCCCTACAACACCCTGCTGCTGACCTTCATCTTCGCACCCTACATGGCCGACATCCTGGGCGATGGCGGCACGGCGCAGGCGGTGTGGGGCTACGGCGTCGGCGGGGCCGGTCTGGTGATCGCGCTGCTCTCGCCGCTGCTGGGGGCGATTGCCGACAAGGCGGGCGGGCGGATGGCGTTCATCTGGCTGTTCTCGCTGTGCTATGTGCTGGGGGCGGCGGGGCTGTGGTTTGCGGCCCCCGGTGACGTGAACCTGATCTTCGTCATGCTGTCCTTCGCGCTGGGCATGGTGGGGATGGAGTTTGCCACCACCTTCACCAACGCGATGCTGCCCGATCTGGGCTCGGAAAAGGAGATCGGCCGCATTTCCGGCACCGGCTGGGCGTTCGGCTATCTGGGCGGCATGGTTTCCCTGATCCTGATGCTGACGCTGCTGGCCGAACAGGCCACCGGAACCACCCTCATCGGCATCGCGCCGATCCTCGGGCTCGACCCCGAGATGCGCGAGGGCACAAGGTCGGTCGGGCCCTTGACCGCGCTCTGGTATGCGCTGTTCATGATCCCGTTCTTCCTGTGGGTGCGCGAGCCGAGGCGCCCGAACGCGATGGGCATCCGCGCCGCCGCCGCAAGCGCCATACCCGAACTGCGCGCCACCCTGCGCGGCCTGCCGCAACGATCCAGCCTGTTCGCCTACCTCGCCTCGTCGATGTTCTACCGCGACGCGCTGAACGGCATGTATATCTTCGGCGGCATCTACGCGGCCGGGGTGCTGGGCTGGTCGGTGACCGATGTGGGCCTGTTCGGCATCCTCGGCACCATCACCGGCGCGCTGTTCGCCTGGCTCGGCGGCAAGGCCGACAGCCGGTTCGGCCCGAAGCCGGTGATCGTCTTCTGCGTCATCGTGCTGACGCTGGTGGCGGTGGGGATCATCTATGTTTCGCGCACCTCGGTGTTCGGGCTGCCGGTGGGGGCGGAAAGCCGCCTGCCCGACATTGCCTTCTATGTGCTGGGCGGCATGATCGGCGCGGCGGGGGGTGCCCTGCAAACCGCCAGCCGGACGATGATGGTCCGCCAGTCCGACCCCGGAAAGATCACCGAAAGTTTCGGGCTTTACGCGCTTGCGGGCAAGGCCACCTCGTTCATCGCGCCCCTGTCGATCGGGGTGGTGACCGACATCACCGGCAGTCAACAACTCGGCATCACGCCGCTGATCGCCCTGTTCCTTGTGGGTCTCGTTCTGCTACTCTGGGTGAAACCCAATGGCGAACGGTAA